In the genome of Vibrio sp. NTOU-M3, one region contains:
- a CDS encoding iron-containing alcohol dehydrogenase, which produces MTFTNWNYPTSISVGEGVLDALPEHCKRLNMHAPLLVTDPFLAGLDIVTNLVTQCQQQDIKIQVFSDIQGNPTDTNINHGIDAYNANAHDGIIAFGGGSSLDAAKAIALCACQTLPLWNFEDVGDNWAQADESKIVPVIAIPTTAGTGSEVGRASVITDATTHVKKIIFHPKMMPVQVLLDPLVTIGLPAHITAATGMDALSHSLEAYCAPSYHPMADGIAIESMKLIKHFLYPAFLDGNDINARTQLLVASSMGATAFQKGLGAMHALAHTLGGLYDKHHGLLNAILMPYVLEANRSEIEDKMVVLARALSLQSPGFEAVHQWVLSMREILDIPHTLTEIGINADEAKKVGELAVLDAAAGGNPIPFTAEEYTQLFMYALTGQKSQQ; this is translated from the coding sequence ATGACTTTCACAAACTGGAACTATCCCACGTCAATCAGTGTCGGCGAAGGCGTATTAGATGCGCTGCCTGAGCATTGTAAAAGGCTCAATATGCATGCACCTTTGCTGGTCACAGACCCGTTTCTAGCCGGACTCGACATCGTGACTAACCTCGTCACGCAATGTCAGCAGCAAGATATCAAGATACAGGTTTTTTCCGACATTCAAGGCAACCCAACCGATACCAATATCAATCACGGAATCGATGCCTACAATGCCAACGCTCATGATGGCATCATCGCTTTTGGTGGTGGTTCGAGTTTGGATGCCGCCAAAGCCATTGCTTTATGCGCTTGCCAAACTCTACCTCTTTGGAATTTTGAAGATGTTGGTGACAATTGGGCACAAGCTGACGAGTCAAAAATTGTCCCGGTGATCGCGATTCCAACCACCGCAGGAACGGGGTCTGAAGTTGGTCGAGCGTCGGTGATTACGGATGCAACTACCCACGTTAAAAAAATTATTTTCCATCCGAAAATGATGCCAGTACAAGTACTCTTAGACCCGCTTGTTACCATTGGACTACCGGCTCACATCACAGCGGCAACGGGAATGGATGCACTGTCCCATAGCTTGGAAGCTTATTGTGCGCCGAGTTATCACCCAATGGCAGATGGCATCGCGATCGAGTCAATGAAGCTGATAAAACACTTCTTATACCCCGCCTTTCTTGACGGTAACGACATCAACGCTCGTACTCAGCTACTGGTCGCATCAAGCATGGGCGCTACCGCCTTTCAAAAGGGACTGGGAGCGATGCACGCGCTGGCTCATACACTAGGGGGGCTGTACGACAAACATCATGGCTTACTCAACGCCATTTTGATGCCCTATGTACTGGAGGCCAATCGCTCAGAGATTGAAGACAAAATGGTGGTGCTCGCCAGAGCGTTATCACTTCAGTCACCGGGGTTTGAAGCGGTTCATCAGTGGGTCCTAAGCATGCGAGAAATCCTAGATATTCCTCACACACTTACCGAAATAGGAATTAACGCCGATGAGGCTAAAAAAGTAGGTGAGCTCGCGGTACTAGACGCGGCGGCAGGTGGTAATCCAATACCGTTTACGGCGGAAGAGTACACGCAACTGTTTATGTATGCACTGACAGGTCAAAAATCACAACAATAA
- a CDS encoding aldehyde dehydrogenase family protein: MEQNTLSPIDNKVCVTRPLATAEQIEATVSTASLSQKQWRNLPLDTRKAICTQAIENFVAQKEQIAQEITMMMGRPISYTQGEVHGVAERALSMIEQAEAALADIQLPQKSGFQRHIKRVPVGTVLVIAPWNYPYLTAINAVIPALLAGNSVVLKHSAQTPLCAERLVEAFKNTGIPNGVFQYLHTDHPSTEKLIQHPKINYVAFTGSVAGGAMVERNAAGRFIGVGLELGGKDPAYVRQDANLEHAVATLVDGAFFNSGQSCCGIERIYVHQSIHDEFVQKAVTLAKQYKLGNPTDSHITLGPLVRTEAADFVREQIAEAISQGAEPHIDEALFPASAIGTPYLAPQILTQVNHSMRVMTEESFGPVVGIQAVADDDEAIRLMNDSEFGLTASIFTSDEALGVKLGEQVETGTFFVNRCDYLDPELAWTGIKNSGRGCTLSQIGFDMLTRPKSFHIKTLGEG, translated from the coding sequence ATGGAACAAAATACCCTATCGCCAATCGACAATAAGGTCTGTGTAACACGCCCGCTAGCCACTGCCGAGCAGATTGAAGCCACCGTGAGCACAGCATCATTAAGTCAAAAGCAGTGGCGAAATTTACCGCTGGATACACGCAAAGCCATTTGCACACAAGCAATTGAAAACTTTGTCGCTCAAAAAGAGCAGATTGCTCAAGAGATCACAATGATGATGGGCAGGCCCATTAGCTACACCCAAGGGGAAGTCCATGGTGTCGCAGAGCGAGCCCTTTCGATGATTGAGCAAGCTGAAGCCGCTCTTGCTGATATTCAATTGCCGCAAAAATCCGGCTTCCAGCGCCACATCAAACGGGTCCCTGTTGGCACTGTATTGGTTATCGCACCGTGGAACTACCCCTACTTAACAGCGATCAATGCAGTAATTCCAGCCTTATTGGCGGGCAATAGTGTGGTGCTTAAGCATTCAGCACAAACCCCATTATGTGCAGAACGTTTAGTTGAAGCCTTTAAAAATACGGGAATTCCAAACGGTGTGTTTCAATATCTGCACACCGATCATCCTTCAACGGAAAAACTGATCCAACACCCGAAAATCAACTACGTTGCCTTTACTGGCTCTGTAGCAGGTGGAGCGATGGTTGAACGAAATGCGGCAGGCCGTTTCATCGGTGTTGGCTTGGAGCTGGGTGGCAAAGACCCAGCCTATGTACGCCAAGATGCAAACCTTGAACACGCGGTCGCCACGTTGGTTGATGGCGCATTTTTCAATTCAGGACAATCTTGTTGCGGCATCGAGCGAATTTATGTTCATCAATCTATCCATGACGAGTTTGTGCAAAAAGCGGTAACGCTAGCTAAGCAGTATAAACTTGGTAACCCAACCGACAGTCACATCACTCTGGGTCCACTGGTTCGTACTGAAGCGGCTGATTTTGTGAGAGAGCAAATTGCAGAAGCGATCAGTCAGGGTGCCGAGCCCCATATTGATGAAGCTTTATTTCCAGCCAGTGCGATTGGTACGCCTTATCTCGCACCGCAAATCCTAACTCAGGTGAACCATTCAATGCGTGTAATGACGGAGGAATCCTTCGGCCCTGTCGTTGGTATTCAAGCGGTCGCCGATGATGATGAAGCCATCCGATTAATGAACGATTCAGAATTTGGCCTCACCGCTTCTATTTTTACCTCTGATGAAGCACTTGGTGTGAAACTGGGAGAACAAGTCGAAACCGGCACCTTTTTTGTCAATCGCTGTGACTATCTCGACCCAGAGCTGGCATGGACCGGAATTAAAAACTCTGGCAGAGGCTGCACGCTTTCTCAGATCGGCTTTGACATGTTAACCCGTCCAAAATCATTCCATATTAAAACATTGGGAGAAGGCTGA
- a CDS encoding gamma-glutamyl-gamma-aminobutyrate hydrolase family protein (Members of this family of hydrolases with an active site Cys residue belong to MEROPS family C26.), translated as MKIGVLICDNVNPALEGEYGSYKDMFQKLLHAVDNQLNLRFYWVNKREFPTDIHECDAYITSGSKSSVLDSEQWINELEQLIRQIYHAHIPFIGICFGHQMLAKALGGMVAKAQVGWGVGAATTPILTPKTWMVPFQTQVNLLVSHQDQVLSLPEDGVVLAGNDFCPISMMQVGSKALGIQAHPEFCAPYSKALIEVRKDAIPLAVQAKGVTSLKLPTDGLLVTQWMLNFINEAKKTP; from the coding sequence ATGAAAATTGGCGTATTAATCTGCGACAACGTAAATCCGGCATTAGAAGGCGAATATGGTAGCTATAAAGACATGTTCCAGAAACTATTGCACGCTGTAGATAACCAGCTCAATTTACGGTTTTATTGGGTCAATAAGCGAGAGTTTCCAACTGATATTCATGAATGTGATGCTTATATCACGTCTGGCAGTAAGTCCAGCGTACTGGATAGCGAACAATGGATAAATGAACTGGAGCAGTTAATTCGCCAGATTTATCATGCGCATATTCCCTTCATCGGGATCTGCTTTGGTCATCAAATGTTAGCAAAAGCCCTCGGAGGAATGGTTGCAAAAGCACAAGTTGGTTGGGGTGTTGGCGCTGCTACCACCCCAATCCTCACACCGAAAACATGGATGGTGCCGTTTCAAACACAGGTCAACTTACTGGTTAGCCACCAAGATCAAGTGCTCTCATTGCCAGAAGACGGAGTGGTATTAGCAGGAAATGACTTTTGTCCTATATCAATGATGCAAGTCGGTTCAAAGGCGTTGGGTATTCAAGCCCATCCTGAATTTTGCGCCCCCTACTCCAAAGCATTGATTGAGGTAAGGAAAGACGCCATTCCATTAGCTGTTCAAGCCAAAGGCGTAACCTCGTTGAAACTGCCCACCGACGGGTTATTGGTCACCCAGTGGATGTTGAACTTCATCAATGAGGCCAAAAAAACACCATGA
- a CDS encoding glutamine synthetase family protein yields the protein MDARSVKTIEDAKKIVEERGLSHVKVGLFDNDGIMRGKYMSKDKFFSSLDNGFAFCDVVLGWDAKDQLYDNTTYTGWHTGYPDAPVVILPDTCRDVLDEEGMLLFIAEFDDKASLVCPRATLNRVLKQYDDLGLNAFAAFEYEFFVFNETPHSVREKHYHDLEPITPDWFGYSMIRNSTYLELYQQLLDLSQTMDFPIEGIHSETGPGVIEAALSVDSAMNASDKAALFKTYTKVLAQRNDLMATFMAKWSNDYPGQSGHIHISLQNKDGSSAFYDPNGQHNMSALQRHFVAGLQRLMPDFLCMVAPTVNSYRRMIPGFWAPTHATWAVENRTTSLRVIPGSAKSQRVEYRIGAADGNPYLALAAALASGLCGIINKWEPGEPIVGNAYDQEIPEELKLPPTLWDAAQRLKASSHAREVLGDEFVDHFAASREWEEREFRKAVTDWELKRYFEII from the coding sequence ATGGATGCAAGATCAGTTAAAACCATCGAAGACGCCAAAAAAATTGTTGAAGAGCGTGGCTTAAGCCATGTCAAAGTTGGTCTGTTCGATAACGATGGGATTATGCGCGGAAAGTACATGTCGAAAGACAAGTTCTTTTCTTCACTGGATAACGGCTTTGCGTTTTGCGATGTGGTTTTAGGCTGGGATGCAAAAGACCAGCTCTACGACAACACCACCTACACCGGCTGGCACACAGGCTACCCCGACGCGCCTGTGGTGATTCTTCCAGACACCTGCCGCGATGTTTTAGATGAAGAAGGCATGCTGCTTTTTATTGCAGAATTTGATGACAAAGCGTCACTAGTATGCCCAAGAGCAACCTTGAACCGCGTATTAAAACAATATGATGATTTAGGTCTGAATGCTTTTGCTGCCTTCGAATATGAATTTTTTGTGTTCAACGAAACGCCTCACTCGGTTAGGGAAAAGCATTATCACGATCTTGAGCCAATTACACCCGACTGGTTCGGCTATTCCATGATCCGAAACTCGACGTACCTAGAGCTCTATCAACAACTGTTAGACTTAAGCCAGACCATGGACTTCCCCATCGAAGGGATCCACTCTGAGACCGGCCCCGGTGTGATTGAAGCGGCACTATCGGTAGACTCGGCAATGAACGCGTCAGATAAAGCGGCCCTTTTCAAAACCTACACAAAGGTACTGGCCCAACGAAATGATTTGATGGCGACCTTTATGGCGAAATGGAGTAATGACTATCCCGGCCAAAGCGGCCACATTCATATTTCGCTGCAAAACAAAGATGGCAGCTCTGCTTTCTACGATCCGAATGGTCAACACAATATGAGTGCGCTTCAACGTCACTTTGTTGCAGGATTACAGCGCTTAATGCCCGATTTCTTATGCATGGTAGCTCCAACCGTCAATAGTTATCGACGCATGATCCCGGGCTTCTGGGCTCCTACACATGCCACTTGGGCAGTTGAAAACCGCACGACGTCACTTCGCGTGATCCCCGGCTCTGCCAAAAGCCAACGTGTGGAATATCGCATCGGGGCGGCTGACGGGAATCCGTATCTCGCACTCGCTGCCGCGCTGGCCAGTGGCTTGTGCGGCATCATCAACAAATGGGAGCCGGGCGAACCTATTGTAGGTAACGCTTACGACCAAGAGATTCCTGAAGAACTAAAACTTCCACCTACATTATGGGATGCAGCTCAACGGCTAAAAGCCTCTTCACATGCCAGAGAAGTCTTAGGTGATGAATTCGTCGACCACTTTGCAGCCAGCCGTGAATGGGAAGAACGAGAGTTTAGAAAAGCTGTGACCGACTGGGAGCTGAAACGCTACTTCGAAATCATCTGA
- the dctP gene encoding TRAP transporter substrate-binding protein DctP — protein MSSRRDFLKKAGAVSAVGATAIVGAPAIANSKKTIKWRLQTYAGPALGEHVIKPAVDAFNKAANGEMVIELFYADQLVPTGELFRAMQRGTIDAVQSDDDSIAAPVDVSVFGGYFPFATRYSLDVPVLFEQYGLKEIWQEAYGEVKGVTWLSAGAWDPCHFATVKPIRSLADLKGKRVFTFPTAGRFLSRFGVIPVTLPWEDVEVAIQTGELDGIAWSGITEDYTVGWADVTKYFLTNNISGAWCGSFFANSERWNALPEHLKTLWRLCMDSSHYYRQHWYWGGEAKLRVEGTKLELTTIPDDEWKSVEQEALVFWDEIAKTSPRAKRVVDIFKQYAADMEKAGKPYRYS, from the coding sequence ATGTCTAGTAGAAGAGATTTCCTTAAAAAAGCAGGAGCGGTTTCGGCCGTTGGTGCGACCGCAATTGTCGGAGCTCCCGCCATCGCTAACAGCAAGAAAACCATAAAATGGCGCTTGCAAACCTATGCCGGGCCTGCCCTTGGCGAACATGTCATTAAGCCTGCCGTGGATGCGTTTAACAAAGCGGCCAATGGTGAAATGGTCATCGAACTGTTTTACGCCGATCAACTTGTGCCAACCGGTGAGTTATTCCGAGCAATGCAACGCGGAACCATTGACGCAGTACAAAGTGACGATGACTCCATTGCCGCTCCGGTTGATGTCTCTGTATTTGGTGGCTACTTCCCATTTGCAACTCGCTACAGCCTTGATGTTCCCGTCCTGTTTGAGCAATACGGCTTAAAAGAGATCTGGCAAGAAGCCTATGGCGAAGTCAAAGGTGTGACTTGGTTGTCCGCTGGGGCGTGGGATCCATGCCACTTTGCCACCGTCAAACCGATTCGAAGCCTAGCTGACCTCAAAGGGAAACGCGTGTTTACCTTCCCAACAGCTGGCCGCTTTCTGTCTCGCTTTGGCGTTATTCCTGTGACCTTACCTTGGGAAGACGTCGAAGTGGCGATCCAAACGGGTGAACTCGATGGCATTGCGTGGTCAGGTATCACCGAGGATTACACCGTCGGCTGGGCTGATGTGACCAAGTACTTTTTGACCAACAACATCTCTGGAGCATGGTGCGGATCGTTCTTTGCCAATAGCGAGCGCTGGAATGCACTTCCTGAACACCTGAAAACACTGTGGCGTTTATGCATGGATAGCTCACATTACTACCGACAACATTGGTATTGGGGCGGAGAAGCTAAGCTTCGTGTAGAAGGAACAAAACTTGAGTTAACCACCATTCCGGATGACGAATGGAAAAGTGTTGAACAAGAAGCTCTGGTGTTTTGGGATGAGATTGCCAAAACCAGCCCCAGAGCGAAGCGTGTCGTCGACATCTTTAAGCAGTATGCCGCCGATATGGAAAAAGCAGGAAAACCGTACCGCTACAGCTAA